The following is a genomic window from Calditrichota bacterium.
TGATGTTTTGGTTGCATTGAATAATGCGGTTTACGTTTACAAGAGTCTGGAAATCGACGTTCAAAAGAAGGTCTCATATTGGGACTTGTGGCGAGAAGCCAAAAAACCGGAAATGCGCCGAGGGCTGGCTTTTACAATTCAGTTCCTGAAGAATCTTGTTGCGGTTAACAGCAAAAATAGTCAACGTTAAAAATGGAGGGTTATAAAATGCCAATCAAAGAACTCGCGGGTAAAAAAATCGAAGTGGACGATGAGGGATATCTGATAAACCAATCTGACTGGGATGAAGAACTGGCAAAAGAACTGGCGAAAGAGGAGGGTATCCCGGAATTGACTGAGAAGCACTGGGAAGTTATTCATTTCATGCGCAAAGAATTTCAGGAGAAACATGTGGCTCCGTCTATCAGGCGGTTGAAGAATACGGGTGGCATCCCGACCAAAGAGCTGTACGCGCTTTTTCCGAACGGTCCGGCAAAAAAAGCGGCTAAAATTTCCGGGATTGCCCAAGCCGCAAGGTTGTGTTTAATTTTCGAACAAAAGGAGACATCCGATGGAAAATGAGGAAAGAATAAAAAAGGTGTCGTTGGTCATATCGAAAGGCTCGCTGGAGGGGGTCTATCCGGGACTGATTATGGCAAACGGCGCGCGAATGGAAGGAATTGAGGCTTCTATCTTTTTCACTTTTTTCGGGTTAG
Proteins encoded in this region:
- a CDS encoding TusE/DsrC/DsvC family sulfur relay protein encodes the protein MPIKELAGKKIEVDDEGYLINQSDWDEELAKELAKEEGIPELTEKHWEVIHFMRKEFQEKHVAPSIRRLKNTGGIPTKELYALFPNGPAKKAAKISGIAQAARLCLIFEQKETSDGK